From the Brachyhypopomus gauderio isolate BG-103 chromosome 5, BGAUD_0.2, whole genome shotgun sequence genome, one window contains:
- the LOC143513985 gene encoding acyl-coenzyme A thioesterase 1-like isoform X1 has product MFLNLAELASCTQSMSTAIKQFPLLSIKPTRGLVDEKLQIVVKNLRPKQEVTLHSRHQSEDKDFWEAFGHYVSDANGTVSVVKDASVSGTYVGVESMGLMWSLRPVPGSRTGLRLRKKDVLSPRVFHISVYDGHVSQGFAQLTALVSLVIERWYMAPGVRRVDIREKGVRGTLFIPPGPGPFPGVLDMWGGGGGLVEYRSALLASHGFTSMALEYLFPGELRKIKADMNYFEMAYQILQNHAMVRRDRLALFGLSFGASVTFTMAANSKVIKPQCCVCINGSHIPVVTKSLDETFDDVTKYVNKIRVENNQIIWRDIILPIPTDPSLKVDVGQITCPVLLVVGGDDQNWPTLESAEDIQQIMEKAGNRHLLQVLIYPEAGHLIEPPYTPHHRATNFIVQESKEKVVLLWGGQTKPHADAQEDSWEKILAFLQQHLYHTTPQAKL; this is encoded by the exons ATGTTCCTGAATTTGGCTGAGCTCGCTTCATGTACACA GTCGATGAGCACCGCGATCAAACAATTCCCCTTACTTTCGATTAAGCCGACGAGGGGGCTTGTGGATGAGAAACTTCAAATCGTGGTGAAGAATTTAAGACCAAAACAAGAGGTGACACTTCACTCACGGCATCAGTCAGAAGACAAGGATTTTTGGGAAGCTTTCGGACATTATGTCAGCGACGCAAACGGAACAGTATCCG TGGTAAAGGACGCTAGTGTGAGCGGCACCTATGTAGGTGTGGAGTCCATGGGACTGATGTGGAGTCTTCGGCCAGTGCCAGGGAGCCGAACAGGACTAAG GTTACGAAAGAAAGATGTCCTCTCACCACGGGTATTCCACATTTCTGTGTATGACGGACATGTTTCTCAGGGTTTTGCCCAGCTCACAGCATTAGTGAGCCTGGTCATAGAGCGATGGTACATGGCTCCAGGTGTACGAAGAGTGGATATCCGGGAGAAAGGTGTTAGAGGAACTTTGTTCATCCCTCCAG gccCTGGCCCATTCCCTGGAGTGCTGGatatgtggggaggggggggagggttgGTGGAGTATCGATCTGCCCTCCTGGCATCACACGGCTTCACTTCTATGGCACTGGAGTATCTGTTTCCAGGGGAATTAAGGAAAATAAAGGCTGACATGAATTACTTTGAG atggcaTATCAGATCCTGCAGAATCATGCCATGGTGCGGAGAGACAGATTGGCTCTGTTTGGTCTCTCGTTTGGTGCGTCTGTCACCTTCACCATGGCCGCCAACTCCAAAGTCATCAAA ccccagtgttgtgtgtgcatCAATGGCAGTCATATTCCAGTAGTCACAAAGTCATTGGATGAAACCTTTGACGACGTAACCAA ATATGTAAATAAAATTCGGGTAGAGAATAATCAGATCATCTGGAGAGACATTATCCTGCCAATCCCAACAGATCCCAGTTTGAAAGTGGAT GTTGGCCAGATAACTTGTCCAGTGCTGTTGGTGGTTGGTGGTGATGATCAGAACTGGCCCACTCTGGAATCTGCTGAAGAT ATTCAACAGATAATGGAAAAGGCAGGAAATCGTCATCTGCTCCAAGTCCTCATCTACCCTGAGGCAGGTCACCTGATTGAGccaccatacacaccacaccaccgggCCACCAACTTCATAGTACAAGAAAGCAAAGAAAAAG TGGTCCTGCTCTGGGGTGGACAGACCAAACCACATGCAGATGCCCAAGAGGACTCGTGGGAAAAAATTCTGGCCTTTCTACAGCAACATCTCTATCACACGACCCCACAAGCAAAACTGTAG
- the LOC143513985 gene encoding acyl-coenzyme A thioesterase 1-like isoform X2 gives MFLNLAELASCTQSMSTAIKQFPLLSIKPTRGLVDEKLQIVVKNLRPKQEVTLHSRHQSEDKDFWEAFGHYVSDANGTVSVVKDASVSGTYVGVESMGLMWSLRPVPGSRTGLRLRKKDVLSPRVFHISVYDGHVSQGFAQLTALVSLVIERWYMAPGVRRVDIREKGVRGTLFIPPGPGPFPGVLDMWGGGGGLVEYRSALLASHGFTSMALEYLFPGELRKIKADMNYFEMAYQILQNHAMVRRDRLALFGLSFGASVTFTMAANSKVIKPQCCVCINGSHIPVVTKSLDETFDDVTKYVNKIRVENNQIIWRDIILPIPTDPSLKVDVGQITCPVLLVVGGDDQNWPTLESAEDIQQIMEKAGNRHLLQVLIYPEAGHLIEPPYTPHHRATNFIVQESKEKDQTTCRCPRGLVGKNSGLSTATSLSHDPTSKTVVVYHL, from the exons ATGTTCCTGAATTTGGCTGAGCTCGCTTCATGTACACA GTCGATGAGCACCGCGATCAAACAATTCCCCTTACTTTCGATTAAGCCGACGAGGGGGCTTGTGGATGAGAAACTTCAAATCGTGGTGAAGAATTTAAGACCAAAACAAGAGGTGACACTTCACTCACGGCATCAGTCAGAAGACAAGGATTTTTGGGAAGCTTTCGGACATTATGTCAGCGACGCAAACGGAACAGTATCCG TGGTAAAGGACGCTAGTGTGAGCGGCACCTATGTAGGTGTGGAGTCCATGGGACTGATGTGGAGTCTTCGGCCAGTGCCAGGGAGCCGAACAGGACTAAG GTTACGAAAGAAAGATGTCCTCTCACCACGGGTATTCCACATTTCTGTGTATGACGGACATGTTTCTCAGGGTTTTGCCCAGCTCACAGCATTAGTGAGCCTGGTCATAGAGCGATGGTACATGGCTCCAGGTGTACGAAGAGTGGATATCCGGGAGAAAGGTGTTAGAGGAACTTTGTTCATCCCTCCAG gccCTGGCCCATTCCCTGGAGTGCTGGatatgtggggaggggggggagggttgGTGGAGTATCGATCTGCCCTCCTGGCATCACACGGCTTCACTTCTATGGCACTGGAGTATCTGTTTCCAGGGGAATTAAGGAAAATAAAGGCTGACATGAATTACTTTGAG atggcaTATCAGATCCTGCAGAATCATGCCATGGTGCGGAGAGACAGATTGGCTCTGTTTGGTCTCTCGTTTGGTGCGTCTGTCACCTTCACCATGGCCGCCAACTCCAAAGTCATCAAA ccccagtgttgtgtgtgcatCAATGGCAGTCATATTCCAGTAGTCACAAAGTCATTGGATGAAACCTTTGACGACGTAACCAA ATATGTAAATAAAATTCGGGTAGAGAATAATCAGATCATCTGGAGAGACATTATCCTGCCAATCCCAACAGATCCCAGTTTGAAAGTGGAT GTTGGCCAGATAACTTGTCCAGTGCTGTTGGTGGTTGGTGGTGATGATCAGAACTGGCCCACTCTGGAATCTGCTGAAGAT ATTCAACAGATAATGGAAAAGGCAGGAAATCGTCATCTGCTCCAAGTCCTCATCTACCCTGAGGCAGGTCACCTGATTGAGccaccatacacaccacaccaccgggCCACCAACTTCATAGTACAAGAAAGCAAAGAAAAAG ACCAAACCACATGCAGATGCCCAAGAGGACTCGTGGGAAAAAATTCTGGCCTTTCTACAGCAACATCTCTATCACACGACCCCACAAGCAAAACTGTAGTGGTGTATCATTTGTAA